In the genome of Macrobrachium nipponense isolate FS-2020 chromosome 34, ASM1510439v2, whole genome shotgun sequence, one region contains:
- the LOC135207788 gene encoding uncharacterized protein LOC135207788 gives MSLLVLTAAHGAALTTADPGHWTKPPGFFPEGLHGVVCGGAVLSLGLSGIHIATLLAGECKRYRGVSGCLGVGIGVLALLTLFPSAVVATLSSSDLSTIAPLTHLFPGDSLAGMRALVSVGGMVGLWAACLGGVIGGSRLLQRLACDGLAPRCFGKTSHVTTSPWRAALFCGAMATLTAALSSSAQLLKAAGAGTVTAGFAGAAAVLAHRYRPRHYYSSASFHTDSPTTSTTNLPRSVSLPELTELATPTRHAPPPPPPPHSYYEGCSRSSGSNVVDFQPVAHCSYASHDEIQSVGYDDSEPRQLAVEWAGGGTWITAVVEPPQPPTWASWKTSRFLMTTFIINCLAGVGVVRGAKELGVGEWAWAGVALCLCGCVVCGVGLWLQPRYSPPAPTQQEGVPLLPLLAILANILLLLHLPQAALTTALCVWGVTSAVWMVQGRPSSLEAALIHALLTHSNQESPPDLL, from the exons ATGTCCCTGCTGGTGCTGACAGCCGCCCACGGGGCCGCCCTCACGACAGCGGACCCGGGCCACTGGACGAAGCCCCCGGGGTTCTTCCCTGAGGGATTACACGGG GTTGTGTGTGGCGGAGCCGTCCTCAGTCTGGGTCTCTCGGGAATCCACATAGCGACCCTCCTCGCGGGGGAATGCAAGCGCTACAGGGGCGTCTCCGGATGCCTGGGCGTGGGCATAGGCGTCCTGGCACTCCTGACGCTCTTCCCGAGCGCCGTCGTGGCTACCCTGTCCTCCTCTGACCTCTCCACCATCGCCCCACTCACCCACCTCTTCCCGGGGGACTCCCTGGCGGGGATGAGAGCCCTCGTCAGCGTCGGGGGGATGGTGGGGCTGTGGGCAGCGTGTCTGGGAGGGGTCATCGGGGGCTCCAGGCTCCTGCAGAGGCTGGCGTGCGACGGACTGGCGCCCAGGTGCTTCGGGAAGACGAGTCACGTGACGACGTCGCCCTGGAGGGCGGCTCTCTTCTGCGGGGCTATGGCGACCCTCACGGCGGCCCTGTCTTCCTCCGCTCAGCTCCTCAAGGCCGCTGGGGCGGGGACGGTCACGGCGGGCTTCGCGGGCGCCGCTGCCGTCTTGGCCCACCGGTACCGCCCGAGGCACTACTACTCCTCGGCATCGTTCCACACCGACTCCCCGACGACGTCGACGACCAACCTCCCGCGGAGCGTGAGCCTCCCGGAGCTGACGGAGCTGGCCACGCCCACCCGAcacgcccctcctcctcctcctcctcctcactcctaCTACGAGGGCTGCTCCAGGTCCAGCGGCTCCAACGTCGTCGACTTCCAGCCCGTGGCTCACTGCTCCTACGCGAGCCACGACGAGATCCAGTCGGTGGGTTACGACGACAGTGAGCCGCGCCAGCTGGCCGTCGAGTGGGCTGGGGGCGGCACCTGGATCACCGCCGTCGTCGAGCCTCCCCAGCCGCCCACGTGGGCGTCCTGGAAGACCTCTCGCTTCCTCATGACGACGTTCATCATCAACTGCCTGGCGGGCGTTGGCGTGGTGAGGGGGGCGAAGGAACTGGGCGTGGGGGAATGGGCGTGGGCGGGAGTGGCCCTCTGTTTATGCGGGTGCGTCGTCTGCGGGGTCGGCCTGTGGCTGCAGCCGCGCTActcgccccccgcccccacccagcAGGAGGGCGtgcccctccttcccctcctggCCATCTTGGCCAACATCCTCCTGCTCCTCCACCTGCCGCAAGCCGCCCTCACGACGGCCCTCTGCGTCTGGGGCGTGACCTCGGCCGTCTGGATGGTCCAGGGGCGCCCGTCGAGTCTCGAGGCCGCCCTCATCCACGCCCTTTTGACCCACAGCAACCAAGAGTCGCCTCCTGATCTGCTGTAG